One window from the genome of Candidatus Cloacimonas sp. encodes:
- the hydF gene encoding [FeFe] hydrogenase H-cluster maturation GTPase HydF yields the protein MSSTPRGERLNIAIIGKRNAGKSSLINALVGQEIAIVSDVPGTTTDPVDKRYELLPLGPVTFFDTAGVDDSGELGKKRIQATEKILYRADIAIFVSDGNAFNNAELKMITKIREMELPLLVVFNKKDIITANPENIAFCQNNSLPYLSVSSVTKEGINEGKEKLIQLSPKYLKENRIIAGDLVKPGDSVILVTPIDSSAPKGRLILPQVQTLRDLLDRNCLVTVVQETELKSALDKVKEPPSLVITDSQVIETVAKIVPEEIPLTTFSILFARYKGELDILLEGINRLKTLQDGDKILIAEACSHHIQKDDIGRVKIPNWMQKFSEKNLSFEVYAGHDFPENLEEYAVCIHCGGCMITPMEMNRKIMECYRRGVPVTNYGMTISLLKGVLDRTIKPLLKAKEKQTQ from the coding sequence ATGAGTAGCACCCCGCGCGGTGAACGCTTGAATATTGCCATAATCGGCAAACGCAATGCCGGTAAAAGCAGTTTGATAAATGCCCTGGTGGGTCAGGAAATTGCTATTGTTTCCGATGTTCCAGGCACAACTACAGACCCTGTTGATAAGCGTTATGAGCTTTTACCATTGGGTCCTGTAACTTTTTTTGACACTGCCGGTGTGGATGATAGCGGTGAATTGGGCAAAAAAAGGATTCAGGCAACCGAAAAAATACTCTATCGTGCTGATATTGCTATTTTTGTTTCGGACGGCAATGCATTCAATAACGCTGAACTGAAAATGATTACAAAGATTAGGGAAATGGAACTGCCACTCCTTGTTGTATTTAACAAAAAAGATATAATAACGGCAAATCCGGAAAACATTGCCTTCTGCCAAAATAATTCCCTGCCATATCTTAGCGTTTCTTCAGTAACCAAAGAGGGCATAAATGAAGGTAAGGAAAAGCTTATTCAGCTCTCTCCCAAGTATTTAAAAGAAAACAGAATTATTGCCGGAGACCTGGTAAAACCCGGAGATAGCGTAATTTTGGTAACCCCAATTGATTCTTCTGCTCCTAAAGGACGGCTGATATTACCTCAGGTTCAAACCTTGCGTGATTTGCTTGACCGGAATTGTCTCGTTACAGTTGTGCAGGAAACAGAGCTGAAATCTGCATTGGATAAGGTAAAAGAACCCCCTTCTCTGGTAATAACCGATTCCCAGGTAATAGAAACGGTGGCAAAAATTGTGCCTGAAGAAATTCCCTTAACCACTTTTTCCATCCTTTTTGCCCGCTATAAAGGAGAATTGGATATCCTGCTGGAAGGCATAAACCGCCTTAAAACACTTCAGGATGGTGATAAAATTTTGATTGCTGAGGCCTGCTCACATCATATTCAAAAAGACGATATCGGCAGAGTTAAAATACCGAACTGGATGCAAAAATTCAGTGAAAAAAACCTGTCTTTTGAGGTCTATGCGGGACACGATTTTCCTGAAAATCTGGAAGAATACGCTGTTTGTATCCATTGTGGCGGATGTATGATTACTCCGATGGAAATGAACAGAAAAATTATGGAATGCTATAGACGCGGTGTTCCCGTAACTAATTATGGAATGACAATTTCCTTACTGAAAGGTGTTTTAGACCGAACAATTAAGCCCCTGCTAAAAGCTAAGGAGAAACAGACGCAATGA
- the ruvA gene encoding Holliday junction branch migration protein RuvA translates to MIQYLSGTLIHKTPVMAIIETMGIGWELRIPISTYEVLPVVGKPCKLLTYLHISQEDIRIFGFATEAERELFLMLNKVSGIGPKIALSILSTLSIHTFIKAVNSGEEALLTRVPGIGKKSAQRLIVELKDDVHTLLSHLDQKDLPLGDVNSEVESALLSLGFNHQQIRKELSLLDESMRGLNTEELIKEIIKRLYQKNK, encoded by the coding sequence ATGATTCAATATCTATCCGGAACCCTTATCCATAAAACGCCTGTGATGGCAATTATAGAAACAATGGGCATTGGCTGGGAATTGAGAATTCCGATTAGTACTTATGAAGTATTACCCGTTGTGGGCAAACCTTGTAAATTGCTTACTTATTTACATATCAGTCAGGAGGATATACGCATTTTCGGTTTCGCCACGGAAGCGGAAAGAGAGCTTTTTTTAATGCTGAATAAGGTTAGCGGAATAGGTCCTAAAATTGCACTTTCCATTCTTTCCACGCTGAGCATTCACACCTTTATTAAAGCGGTCAATTCTGGCGAAGAAGCTTTACTGACAAGGGTTCCCGGCATCGGAAAAAAATCCGCACAGAGGTTGATTGTAGAGCTGAAAGATGATGTTCATACTTTACTTAGCCATTTAGACCAGAAAGATTTGCCTTTAGGAGATGTGAATAGTGAAGTGGAATCAGCGCTTCTTTCTCTTGGGTTTAATCATCAACAAATTCGCAAAGAATTGTCTTTATTGGATGAATCTATGCGTGGCTTGAATACTGAAGAGCTAATTAAAGAAATTATTAAACGCCTCTATCAGAAAAACAAATGA
- the ligA gene encoding NAD-dependent DNA ligase LigA, translated as MNNSELKAKIDRLRAEIEHHNQLYYALAKPEISDFEYDMLVKELQALEAQFAETETEESPTQKVGSDLTPGAKTIPHKVRMASLENAYSLEEVLAFINRTNNDLGYASEYCAELKIDGFSINLYYENGNFVYATTRGDGLEGEDVTENFRLLPDIPFTIDYQGAIEIRGEIYMPVLAFLALNEFRRENELKTFANPRNAAAGSIKLKNIEEVKSRHLKALFYALGYYESPLLYKNEVIDKQTRLLDFLDELGFPTGKRTLCKNYKEVEDFCLQTEQERYTIPYDIDGIVIKVNNLEDQKKLGWTAKSPKWAIAYKFKPEEKETVLESVSFQVGRTGAVTPVANLKPVLISGSTVSHATLHNADEIKRLDLHYGDTVLVVKSGEIIPKILAVNVSKRPVNSKPVEFPATCPVCNSLLQRDEDGSINYCPNANCPAQIQRKLEHFAAREAMDIYGLGSSLIARLIETGQIQWIPDIYHLDYHKIAAMERMGKKSAENLQKAIEASKTRNFDRVLFALGIRHIGLITARTLAQHFKNIDALIAANEEELLSVPDIGSIIALSIIGFFSQKSNLQLIDALKEVGLQFAYSSTQSSDNLSGKTFLITGTLPSYGRKDMETLIMEHGGKILSGVSKQLNYLIVGENPGSKLDKARQLGIVKIISEAELLEMLQ; from the coding sequence ATGAATAACAGTGAATTAAAAGCCAAAATTGACCGCTTAAGAGCTGAAATTGAACATCATAATCAGCTCTATTATGCTCTTGCCAAACCTGAAATCAGTGATTTTGAATATGATATGCTGGTGAAGGAATTACAGGCATTGGAAGCACAATTTGCGGAAACTGAAACGGAAGAATCCCCTACTCAGAAAGTTGGCAGCGATTTAACTCCCGGCGCTAAAACCATTCCTCATAAAGTCCGTATGGCAAGTTTGGAAAATGCTTATTCTCTGGAAGAGGTTTTGGCTTTTATCAATCGGACAAATAACGATTTGGGTTATGCCAGCGAATACTGTGCAGAATTGAAAATTGATGGATTCAGCATCAATCTATATTACGAAAACGGAAATTTTGTTTATGCCACAACCCGGGGCGATGGCTTGGAAGGTGAAGATGTAACGGAAAATTTTCGTTTGCTTCCCGATATTCCTTTTACCATTGATTATCAGGGAGCTATTGAAATTAGAGGGGAAATATATATGCCGGTGCTGGCTTTCTTAGCCCTGAATGAATTCCGCCGGGAAAATGAACTGAAGACCTTTGCCAATCCGCGTAATGCTGCTGCCGGTTCCATTAAGCTGAAAAACATAGAAGAAGTGAAATCCCGTCATTTGAAGGCATTGTTTTACGCTTTGGGCTATTACGAATCTCCCTTGCTGTATAAAAACGAAGTTATTGATAAACAGACCCGGTTATTGGACTTTTTGGATGAGCTTGGTTTTCCTACCGGTAAAAGAACTTTATGCAAGAATTATAAAGAAGTAGAGGATTTTTGTCTGCAGACAGAACAGGAACGCTATACTATTCCTTATGATATTGATGGCATTGTAATTAAGGTAAATAATTTGGAAGACCAGAAAAAACTGGGTTGGACAGCTAAAAGTCCCAAATGGGCAATCGCTTATAAATTTAAACCGGAAGAAAAAGAAACCGTTTTGGAATCGGTTAGTTTTCAGGTTGGCAGAACCGGTGCAGTTACTCCTGTGGCAAATCTGAAACCGGTTTTAATTTCCGGCAGCACTGTATCTCATGCTACTTTACATAATGCGGATGAAATAAAACGGCTGGATTTACATTATGGCGATACGGTTTTAGTGGTTAAAAGCGGAGAAATTATTCCTAAAATCCTTGCCGTTAATGTCAGTAAGCGTCCCGTAAATTCCAAACCGGTTGAATTTCCTGCTACCTGTCCTGTTTGTAATTCACTTTTACAACGCGATGAAGATGGCAGTATAAACTACTGTCCCAATGCTAATTGCCCGGCTCAGATACAACGCAAACTGGAACATTTTGCCGCGCGTGAAGCAATGGATATTTATGGATTGGGCAGTTCTTTAATAGCGCGTTTGATAGAAACCGGTCAAATTCAATGGATACCTGATATTTATCATCTTGATTATCATAAAATTGCTGCGATGGAAAGAATGGGGAAAAAATCTGCTGAAAACCTGCAAAAAGCGATTGAGGCATCTAAAACCAGGAACTTTGACAGAGTCCTTTTTGCTCTTGGCATCAGACATATTGGTTTAATTACAGCTCGCACTCTGGCTCAACACTTTAAAAATATTGATGCTCTTATTGCTGCAAATGAAGAAGAACTCTTAAGCGTTCCTGATATTGGTTCCATAATTGCCCTGTCTATTATCGGTTTCTTTTCCCAAAAAAGCAATTTGCAATTGATTGATGCTTTGAAAGAAGTTGGCTTGCAATTTGCCTATTCCAGCACACAAAGTTCTGATAATTTAAGCGGAAAGACCTTTTTAATAACGGGAACTTTACCTTCCTACGGAAGAAAAGATATGGAGACCTTGATTATGGAACATGGGGGAAAAATCCTCAGTGGAGTTAGCAAACAGCTGAATTACCTGATAGTAGGTGAAAACCCCGGCTCCAAACTGGATAAAGCACGCCAACTGGGCATAGTTAAAATCATCAGTGAAGCGGAACTTTTGGAAATGCTGCAATGA
- the ruvC gene encoding crossover junction endodeoxyribonuclease RuvC, translating into MIIIGFDPGSRYCGYGLLEIDGRKVLAAGCDVLDVTRGKTLATRLKSLYENIIAILNEYQPEIAAVESIFFHRQVRSVFTLGHARGVILLALAMKDIPIVEYSPREIKKSVCGNGNANKQQVRYMINQLYPLKESPKRDDAFDALAVATCHYNRMKWLK; encoded by the coding sequence GTGATTATTATTGGTTTTGATCCTGGTAGCCGCTATTGCGGATATGGTCTTCTTGAAATTGATGGTAGAAAAGTACTTGCTGCCGGTTGTGATGTCCTGGATGTTACCCGGGGAAAAACATTGGCAACGCGGCTAAAATCGCTTTATGAAAATATTATTGCCATCCTGAATGAGTATCAACCCGAAATAGCTGCCGTAGAAAGCATTTTCTTTCATCGGCAGGTGAGAAGTGTTTTTACTCTTGGTCACGCGCGGGGCGTAATATTGCTTGCTTTGGCAATGAAAGATATTCCAATTGTAGAATACAGTCCCCGGGAAATAAAAAAATCCGTTTGTGGAAACGGTAATGCCAATAAACAACAAGTGCGCTATATGATAAATCAGCTTTACCCTTTGAAAGAAAGTCCGAAAAGGGATGATGCTTTTGATGCTTTAGCAGTGGCAACCTGTCATTATAACAGAATGAAGTGGTTGAAATGA
- the fusA gene encoding elongation factor G yields MKEYEMKNIRNLLFIGASGSGKTTLAEQIFYLTKASNRLGRIEEGNTTMDFDPEEIAKGMSLGLSIGYTNYLEHKINILDAPGSPDFIGDAIVALPAVENAVVVANAAGGYEVGLELALEQIEDRKTGIVIVVNRMDNEHSDYDKTLEVIAENTDVKPVKIHIPIGKEGAFEGVVDVIKRKAIKAGMETEVPASMLDKMEEARMQLMEAVAETDEDLLNEYLENMELPEEKLITGLKKGILRGELSPAFVCSAGTGEGVLALLKGIINYLPSPAEANTIEVLSNNEKTNFVCNPEGDLLGYIFKLYADPGMGDFAYVRMFSGALKSGMEFYIPEKDAKDKAGTMYYMLGKNRNDCTEIAAGDIGALLKLKNAKVMNSITSTSSKLSVVPIELPTPTTWQTLKAVNQSDEDKIGTVLQRVIAEDPTIRYELNVETHENVLSGMGEQQLQLVLKKLKNRYKVDALLKEPRIPYKETITANAESNYKHKKQSGGRGQYADVYFRIKPTERGEGFKFINSIVGGVIPSNYVPAIEKGLWETMEKGIIAGYPVVDISVEVYYGSYHEVDSSEIAFKIASSMALKEGFKKAKPILLEPIHELIIIVPSEYMGDVMGDISTRRGKIMGMEQRGKKQYLTAQMPLAEMYAYYPALKSFTQGRGRFIQKFSHYEKVPEDITQKVIAAWQDQTNE; encoded by the coding sequence ATGAAAGAATACGAAATGAAAAACATCCGCAATCTCTTGTTCATTGGTGCCAGTGGTTCAGGAAAAACAACTCTGGCAGAACAAATATTTTATTTAACGAAAGCATCAAATCGCTTAGGCAGAATTGAAGAGGGCAATACTACAATGGATTTTGACCCGGAGGAAATTGCCAAAGGGATGTCTTTGGGCTTATCTATTGGTTACACAAATTATTTAGAGCACAAGATAAATATTCTGGATGCCCCCGGGAGTCCTGATTTTATTGGCGATGCAATTGTAGCTTTACCAGCGGTTGAAAATGCAGTAGTTGTAGCCAATGCCGCAGGTGGTTATGAAGTAGGTTTGGAGCTTGCTTTAGAACAAATTGAAGACCGGAAAACGGGTATCGTTATAGTTGTAAACAGAATGGATAATGAACATTCCGATTACGATAAAACCCTGGAAGTAATTGCAGAAAATACCGATGTGAAACCGGTGAAGATTCATATTCCAATTGGTAAAGAAGGCGCTTTTGAAGGCGTTGTAGATGTAATTAAACGCAAAGCTATCAAAGCCGGTATGGAAACTGAAGTTCCTGCTTCTATGCTGGATAAAATGGAAGAAGCAAGAATGCAATTAATGGAAGCTGTTGCCGAAACCGATGAAGACCTGCTGAATGAATATCTGGAAAATATGGAATTGCCGGAAGAAAAACTTATAACCGGACTTAAGAAAGGAATCTTAAGGGGTGAGTTATCTCCTGCTTTTGTTTGTTCTGCTGGAACCGGAGAAGGTGTCTTAGCTTTATTAAAGGGCATTATAAACTATCTTCCTTCCCCTGCTGAAGCCAATACAATTGAGGTCTTAAGCAATAATGAAAAAACAAATTTTGTCTGCAACCCGGAAGGGGATCTTTTGGGCTATATTTTTAAGCTTTATGCAGACCCTGGAATGGGCGATTTTGCTTATGTAAGAATGTTTTCCGGGGCTTTGAAATCGGGTATGGAATTTTATATTCCCGAAAAAGACGCTAAAGATAAAGCCGGAACAATGTATTATATGCTGGGAAAAAATAGAAATGACTGCACGGAAATAGCTGCAGGCGATATCGGAGCGCTTTTGAAACTGAAAAATGCCAAGGTAATGAACAGTATAACTTCAACCAGTTCCAAACTATCTGTTGTTCCAATTGAATTGCCCACTCCCACTACCTGGCAAACATTAAAAGCAGTTAATCAATCCGACGAAGATAAAATAGGCACTGTTTTGCAAAGAGTGATTGCTGAAGACCCTACCATTCGTTATGAATTAAATGTTGAAACCCACGAAAATGTTCTATCAGGAATGGGAGAACAACAGTTGCAGCTGGTCTTGAAAAAACTGAAAAACCGTTATAAAGTGGATGCTCTCCTGAAAGAACCCCGGATTCCTTATAAAGAAACAATTACCGCTAATGCGGAATCTAACTATAAGCATAAAAAGCAATCCGGTGGTCGCGGTCAATATGCTGATGTATATTTTCGGATTAAACCTACTGAAAGAGGGGAAGGGTTTAAATTCATCAATTCCATCGTCGGAGGAGTGATACCTTCCAATTATGTTCCCGCCATTGAGAAAGGGCTTTGGGAAACGATGGAAAAAGGCATTATTGCCGGTTACCCTGTAGTTGATATTTCTGTGGAAGTTTACTATGGCAGCTATCACGAAGTGGATAGTTCCGAAATTGCCTTTAAAATTGCATCCTCAATGGCTTTGAAAGAAGGTTTCAAAAAAGCCAAGCCCATTCTGCTGGAACCCATTCATGAACTGATTATCATTGTTCCAAGTGAATATATGGGCGATGTTATGGGCGATATTTCTACTCGCAGAGGAAAAATTATGGGTATGGAACAGCGCGGGAAAAAACAATATTTAACAGCGCAAATGCCCTTAGCGGAAATGTATGCCTATTATCCTGCCTTGAAATCATTCACTCAGGGACGGGGTCGCTTTATCCAGAAATTCTCTCATTACGAAAAAGTGCCTGAGGATATTACTCAGAAAGTTATTGCTGCCTGGCAAGACCAGACCAACGAATAA
- a CDS encoding YebC/PmpR family DNA-binding transcriptional regulator has protein sequence MSGHNKWSSIKHKKGAADAKRGQIFTRLVKEIILAAKAGGGDPDMNPRLRTAINTAKENNMPKDNIERAIKRGTGEIEGAAYEEVIYEGYGHNGVGIVVEVMSDNKKRIVSELRHTFTKYGGNLAESGAVAWNFEQKGFMTVPAAGLEEDEFMMVALEAGAEDVELVDDNFEIYTSPSDFHTVIGNLEKEGYPVHNAELTRIPKNTVSVDDDTAEKLMRLIDSLEDLDDVQKVYANFEVSDEVMEKLSQA, from the coding sequence ATGTCAGGACATAATAAATGGAGTTCCATAAAGCACAAAAAAGGTGCTGCCGACGCTAAAAGAGGGCAAATCTTCACGCGGCTGGTGAAAGAAATTATTTTAGCAGCCAAAGCCGGAGGCGGAGACCCGGATATGAATCCCCGGTTACGAACCGCAATTAACACAGCCAAAGAAAACAATATGCCCAAAGATAATATTGAACGTGCCATAAAAAGAGGTACCGGAGAAATTGAAGGTGCTGCTTATGAAGAAGTAATTTATGAGGGCTATGGGCATAACGGTGTGGGAATAGTTGTGGAAGTGATGTCCGATAATAAAAAACGAATTGTTTCTGAATTGCGGCATACTTTTACTAAATATGGGGGAAACCTTGCAGAATCGGGTGCGGTTGCCTGGAATTTTGAACAAAAAGGTTTTATGACTGTTCCCGCTGCAGGTTTGGAAGAAGATGAATTTATGATGGTAGCATTGGAAGCTGGAGCTGAAGATGTTGAGTTAGTTGATGACAATTTTGAGATATACACCTCTCCATCCGATTTTCACACGGTTATCGGCAATTTGGAAAAAGAGGGCTATCCCGTCCATAATGCCGAGCTTACCAGAATTCCCAAAAATACTGTCTCTGTGGATGATGATACTGCAGAAAAACTTATGCGTCTAATTGATTCCTTGGAAGACCTTGACGATGTGCAAAAGGTCTATGCCAATTTTGAGGTCTCAGACGAAGTGATGGAGAAACTTTCCCAAGCATAG
- the rsmB gene encoding 16S rRNA (cytosine(967)-C(5))-methyltransferase RsmB: MNFRSEAYSTILKVLKDKEYSDSLLHQRARKLKNAGEDPALFYNLVKGVIKLYLKLDYILQQYVDKKKFESTDIKIKTLLYIGLYQLMYLNSIPEHAAVNETVELAKNLFNEQVADFVNAVLRSYLRNPEVNYPQDPVLRIAYEHSFAPELIQQWLNLWGEENTEYLAMFFNENPELHIRVNNTATTPEKLKAYFAKRNIVITPSPASPVMFHTPQAAEVLADVAFSEGYFSVQDTSAALVVELLDPQKEESILDLFAAPGGKCSYIAEKLNNTGEVIAVDKIPSKMKLLKQATDRLQLTNVKMVITDAFKYGPVAPAFQRVLVDAPCSGWGVFGRKSDLRWQAHQNIPELIKLQEKALDYAANFVAPSGFLVYSTCTMNPKENEEQIAAFLKKNKNFTLIPAADFIPERYTSDGFLKTIPFKHNMDGAFAAKLQRRK; this comes from the coding sequence ATGAACTTTCGCTCCGAAGCTTATTCCACCATTCTAAAAGTGCTGAAAGATAAAGAATATTCAGATTCTTTACTGCATCAACGAGCCAGGAAACTTAAAAACGCGGGAGAAGACCCAGCCCTCTTTTACAACCTGGTGAAAGGGGTTATCAAATTATATCTGAAACTGGATTACATCCTGCAGCAATATGTAGATAAGAAGAAATTTGAAAGCACGGACATCAAAATTAAAACCTTGCTCTATATAGGACTGTATCAACTTATGTATCTAAATTCCATTCCGGAACATGCTGCAGTTAATGAAACGGTGGAACTGGCAAAAAATCTATTTAATGAGCAAGTGGCTGATTTTGTTAATGCCGTGCTGAGAAGTTATTTACGCAATCCGGAAGTGAATTATCCGCAAGACCCTGTTTTGCGTATTGCCTATGAGCATTCCTTTGCTCCTGAACTTATTCAGCAGTGGTTGAATTTATGGGGTGAGGAAAATACCGAATACCTGGCTATGTTTTTTAATGAGAATCCGGAACTGCATATCAGGGTAAATAACACGGCTACTACACCTGAGAAGCTGAAAGCATATTTTGCCAAACGAAATATTGTAATTACTCCTTCACCGGCAAGTCCTGTGATGTTTCATACTCCTCAAGCAGCTGAAGTTTTGGCTGATGTAGCTTTCTCCGAAGGTTATTTTTCGGTGCAGGATACTTCTGCGGCGCTGGTTGTAGAATTACTTGATCCCCAAAAAGAGGAAAGTATTTTAGATCTCTTTGCTGCTCCGGGAGGTAAATGCAGTTACATTGCCGAAAAATTGAATAATACCGGCGAAGTTATTGCCGTAGATAAAATTCCCAGTAAGATGAAACTGCTGAAACAGGCAACAGACCGTTTACAGCTTACTAATGTAAAAATGGTGATCACGGATGCCTTTAAATACGGTCCCGTGGCTCCTGCCTTTCAACGAGTTTTAGTTGATGCTCCCTGTTCCGGTTGGGGTGTTTTTGGTAGAAAATCAGACCTCCGCTGGCAGGCACATCAAAATATTCCCGAGCTGATAAAATTACAGGAAAAGGCGTTGGATTATGCAGCCAATTTTGTCGCTCCCTCCGGTTTTTTGGTTTATTCAACCTGCACGATGAACCCTAAAGAAAACGAAGAGCAGATTGCTGCTTTCTTAAAGAAGAATAAAAATTTCACGCTAATTCCGGCAGCGGATTTTATTCCTGAAAGATATACCAGCGACGGATTTCTAAAAACAATTCCCTTCAAGCATAATATGGATGGTGCCTTTGCAGCCAAATTACAACGCAGGAAATAA
- a CDS encoding nitrilase-related carbon-nitrogen hydrolase — protein sequence MKISALQFAPRFLDKDYNLRKIKQLLDKLKTDLIVLPELCNSGYVFATPEEAFSVAEEAGKGETYFTLSEIANRNNCNIVYGYPELDGNKLFNSCMLIMPDGRFYNYRKTHLFNREKLFFSPGDTGFQVFSILDNIKIGMMICFDWQFPEAARTLALAGAQIICHPANLVLPWCQQAMKIRCLENRVFAVTANRIGTELNAGEKVSFTGQSQILNTKGEVLSSLSVSQEGTITAEINSEEANNKTVTERNDAFKDRRPELYNL from the coding sequence ATGAAAATCTCGGCTTTGCAATTTGCCCCCCGTTTTCTGGATAAGGACTATAATCTACGAAAAATAAAGCAGTTGCTTGATAAACTGAAAACCGACCTGATTGTGTTACCCGAATTATGTAATAGCGGCTATGTTTTTGCTACTCCAGAAGAGGCCTTCTCCGTTGCTGAAGAGGCAGGAAAAGGGGAGACATATTTTACCCTAAGTGAAATAGCCAATCGTAATAACTGTAATATAGTTTATGGATATCCTGAACTTGATGGCAATAAGCTATTTAATTCCTGTATGTTAATTATGCCTGACGGCAGATTTTATAACTATCGTAAAACCCATCTTTTTAACCGGGAAAAGCTCTTTTTCAGTCCTGGAGATACGGGTTTCCAGGTCTTTAGTATTTTAGATAACATAAAAATCGGAATGATGATTTGCTTTGACTGGCAGTTTCCTGAGGCAGCCAGAACTCTTGCTCTTGCAGGAGCTCAAATAATTTGCCATCCGGCTAATTTAGTTCTGCCCTGGTGTCAACAGGCAATGAAAATCCGCTGTTTGGAAAATCGGGTATTTGCTGTTACTGCCAATCGTATAGGCACGGAATTAAATGCGGGAGAAAAAGTTAGCTTCACAGGACAAAGCCAAATATTAAATACTAAGGGTGAAGTTCTTTCCTCTCTATCAGTTAGCCAAGAAGGAACCATAACCGCGGAAATAAATTCTGAAGAAGCAAACAACAAAACCGTAACTGAACGCAATGATGCCTTTAAAGATAGAAGACCGGAGTTATATAACTTATGA
- a CDS encoding LptF/LptG family permease, whose translation MKILKRYLLKEHIAPFLIALMVVTFVLLSDRIIDLLNLIIEKKLPWQTVLEVFGLSLPYMLALSIPMAVLVATILAFGRMSVDREIVAIKSSGINVYSLIGPLVIAAVLLTGLMVYFNHWFLPDTNHKLKNLMLKIAYYKPMTIIKEKEFTNFMDYTIYARETTDSLLTDVLIYDRSQSHFPRTIFAKSGNVVQKDNGNSLQIILNEGEMHERNEKEVGKYQKTTFSRYIINVRNLGSNVEMFETGYRSDREMTYKQLITALADNKKELAAKYKEIEELDKRIDLMQKSSPGFIRNMELRRLQAMQKMASDRTAELKELINSLLVEYHKKFSLSFAIIIFILIGIPLGLMTRTSGIGMSFSVSSVIFLVYYIALNAGEQFADKGLMPPFLSMWLANIIFLILAILLIIGSIKEKRLWDMPTLLWKIKHYRNRKAPVPDEIVH comes from the coding sequence ATGAAAATCTTAAAACGCTACCTCCTGAAAGAGCATATAGCACCTTTTTTAATTGCTCTGATGGTAGTTACCTTTGTCCTGCTGAGCGATAGAATTATAGATTTACTGAATCTGATAATTGAAAAGAAGCTGCCCTGGCAAACGGTTTTAGAGGTCTTTGGTCTTTCCCTGCCCTATATGTTGGCGCTTTCCATTCCAATGGCTGTGCTGGTAGCTACAATTCTTGCTTTTGGCAGAATGAGCGTGGATAGAGAAATTGTAGCTATTAAATCCAGCGGGATAAATGTTTATTCTTTAATCGGACCTTTGGTAATCGCTGCTGTGCTGTTAACCGGATTGATGGTGTATTTCAACCATTGGTTCTTGCCTGATACCAATCATAAATTAAAAAACCTGATGCTGAAAATTGCTTACTATAAACCGATGACAATTATCAAAGAAAAGGAATTTACTAACTTTATGGATTATACAATCTACGCCAGAGAAACAACTGATAGTTTGTTAACAGATGTATTAATCTATGATCGCAGCCAGTCACATTTCCCGCGAACTATATTTGCTAAAAGTGGAAATGTGGTTCAAAAAGATAATGGCAATTCTCTGCAAATAATTTTGAATGAAGGAGAAATGCATGAACGCAACGAAAAAGAAGTTGGTAAATATCAGAAAACTACCTTCAGTCGGTATATAATTAATGTCCGCAACTTGGGTAGCAATGTAGAAATGTTTGAAACCGGTTATAGAAGTGACCGGGAAATGACTTATAAACAGCTGATAACTGCTTTAGCTGATAATAAAAAAGAACTGGCAGCCAAATATAAGGAAATTGAAGAACTGGATAAGCGCATTGATTTGATGCAAAAAAGCTCTCCAGGTTTTATCCGAAATATGGAATTGCGTCGTTTACAGGCAATGCAAAAAATGGCAAGTGACCGAACTGCGGAACTGAAAGAACTGATAAATTCTCTCTTAGTGGAATACCATAAAAAGTTCTCGCTCTCCTTTGCCATCATAATCTTTATCCTGATTGGAATTCCTTTGGGTTTGATGACAAGAACAAGTGGAATAGGGATGTCTTTTTCGGTTTCCTCGGTAATTTTTCTGGTGTATTATATTGCCTTAAATGCCGGTGAACAATTTGCCGATAAGGGACTTATGCCTCCCTTTCTGTCTATGTGGTTAGCCAATATCATATTTTTAATTTTGGCTATTTTGCTTATTATCGGCTCTATTAAAGAAAAACGACTTTGGGATATGCCTACTCTGCTTTGGAAAATTAAACATTACCGGAATAGAAAAGCTCCTGTTCCCGATGAGATTGTGCACTAA